Proteins found in one Chiloscyllium plagiosum isolate BGI_BamShark_2017 chromosome 23, ASM401019v2, whole genome shotgun sequence genomic segment:
- the ucn3l gene encoding urocortin 3, like, whose protein sequence is MMSFTKLVLLLTVCCTARSNFGYRLYKINKNYSCNDELLSEAMKDEPPENSSLKDRRFDYLPTDASAFAEEKEKRTLPFARYKYLNRTQLKRKMYQNNARNNRRTKFTLSLDVPTNILNILLNIAKAKSLRAKAAANARLMAQIGRRK, encoded by the coding sequence ATGATGTCTTTCACGAAGCTTGTTTTGCTGTTAACTGTATGTTGCACTGCAAGAAGCAACTTTGGCTACAGACtatacaaaataaacaaaaactattctTGCAACGACGAGCTGCTTTCCGAAGCGATGAAGGATGAACCTCCAGAAAACTCCTCACTGAAGGACAGACGTTTTGACTACCTACCAACtgatgcatctgcatttgctgaagaaaaagagaaaaggacaTTGCCATTTGCTCGATATAAGTATCTCAACCGAAcacaattgaaaagaaaaatgtacCAGAATAATGCAAGGAACAATCGTCGAACCAAGTTTACTCTGTCCCTAGATGTGCCCACGAACATTCTTAatattcttttaaacattgcaaaagcTAAAAGCCTGAGAGCAAAGGCAGCAGCAAATGCTCGTCTGATGGCACAAATTGGTCGAAGAAAGTAG